TCCctcaaaaatcaaattattccCTCCAAAAACAGcgttttcccccaaaattccctttttttccctaaaaattcccttattttttcctaaaaattcaTCATTattccaaaaaattcccatttttcccaaaaaattcaacATTATTCCAaaagaattcccttttttccctaaaaatccctttttcccccccaaattcccattttcccccaaaatttcccttttttcccccaaaattccctccaaaATCAAATTATTCCCTCCAAAAACGGcgttttccccaaaaattcccttttttccctaaaaattcccaatttttttcctaaaaattcatcattattcccaaaaaattcccatttttccccaaaaaattcaacaTTATTCCCAaaagaattcccttttttccctaaaaatcccttttttcccccaaaaaattcccttttttcccccaaaattccctcaaaaatcaaattattccctccaaaaatggcattttccccaaaaattccctccaAAAATGGCACTATTCCCtaaaatttacctttttttaacccccaaattccttttccccccaaatttcccttttttcccccaaaattccctcaaaaatcaaattattccctccaaaaatgccattttccccaaaaattccctttttgtccccaaaaattcccatattttttcctaaaaattcatcattattcccaaaaaattcccatttttccctaaaaatccctttttttcccccccaaattccctttctccccccaaaattccctccaaaATCAAATTATTCCCTCCAAAAATGGcgttttccccaaaaattccctttttttccctaaaaattcccatattttttcctaaaaattcatcattattcccaaaaaattcccatttttcccccaaaaattcaacaTTATTCCCAaaagaattcccttttttccctaaaaatcccttttttccccaaaaaattcccttttttcccccaaaattccctccaaaatcaaattattccctccaaaaatggcattttccccaaaaattccctccaAAAATGGCATTATTCCCtaaaatttacctttttttaacccccaaatttcccttttttcccccaaaattccctccaaaatcaaattattccctccaaaaatgccattttcccccaaaattccctttttgtccccaaaaattcccatattttttcctaaaaattcaTCATTATTCCCAaaagaattcccttttttccctaaaaatcccttttttcccccccaaatttccattttccccccaaaattcccttttttcccccaaaattcccttttttcccccaaaaatcaaattattccCTCCAAAAATGGcgttttccccaaaaattccctttttttccctaaaaattcccttattttttcctaaaaattcatcattattcccaaaaaattcacttttttccccaaaaaattcaacaTTATTCCCAAAagaattccctttttcccctaaaaatccctttttaacccccaaattcccattttccccccaaaattcccttttttcccccaaaagtccctccaaaatcaaattattccctccaaaaattccctttttttccccaaaaattccctttttttccctaaaaattcccatattttttcctaaaaattcatcattattcccaaaaaattcactttttttcctaaaaaaaaatcaaaattatgctcaaaaaaattcccttttttccttaaaaattcaacattattcaaaaaaaaaatccctttatttgctaaaaattccatttttcccccaaaattccttttttcccccaaaatgaaTTTATTCCCTCCACAAATGGCATCTTTCCCTAAAAagttcccatttttccccaaaaaatcaaaattattcccaaaaaattcccatttttccttaaaaattcaacattattcccaaaaaattcccttttttccctaaaaatcccttttttccccccccaaattccctttttcccccccaaaattccctttttcccccaaaattccctccaaaATCAAATTATTCCCTCCAAAAACGGcgttttcccaaaaattcccttttttttcccctaaaaattcccatattttttcctaaaaattcatcattattcccaaaaaattcattttttccaacaaaaatcaaaattattccccaaaaattcccattttcccccataaCCTACCCCTTTTttgcccaaaattccccattttttttgccaaaaatcctcaaaaattgaaatttccctaaaaaatttcctattttccccaaaaactcgtaaaaaaccccaattattcactaaaaaaccaccaaaaattcccattttccccccaaaactccccattttttgcccaaaattccccattttttgccCCAAACTCTcgtttttttccctccaaaaaatccccaaaaattgaaattttctcTAAAACATTTCCTATTTaccccaaaaactcctcaaaaCCCCCAATTATTCActaaaaaacctccaaaaaatcccccaaaattcccattttcccctaaaaaatcccccttttttgcccaaaattccccattttttttgctaaaaatccccaaaatttggaatttccccaaaaatttcctattttccctcaaaaatgaaactgaaaccCCAATTATTcactaaaaacctccaaaaaatccccaaaaattcacattttccccaaaaaatccccattttttgcccaaaattcccatttttcctccaaaaaatccccaaaaattgtaatttcccccaaaaatttcatgttttccccaaaaactcctcaaaaACCCCAATTATTCActaaaaaacctccaaaaactcccccaaaattcccattttcccctaaaaaatctccattttttgcCCAAAATCGCCGGTTTTTTGctaaaaatccctaaaaattgaaatttcccccaaaaaatttcctatttttcccaaaaatgagaaaaaaaatcccaattattcacaaaaaacctccaaaaatcccccaaaattcccattttcccctaaaaaatcccccttttttgcccaaaattctcgtttttcctccaaaaaaaatccccaaaaattgtAATTTCCCTAAAAAATTTCCTATttaccccaaaaaccccaattattcactaaaaacctccaaaaaatcaccaaaaattcccattttcccctaaAACCTCCCCCttttttgccccaaaatccccattttttttgctaaaaatcccttaaaattgaaatttcccccaaaaaatttcctattttcccaaaaaatgagaaaaaaaaccccaattattcactaaaaaacctccaaaaactcccccaaaattcccattttcccctaaaacctcccctttttttcctctccaatcACCAttttttgccccaaaatttcaatttttcctccaaaaaaatccccaaaatttggaatttccccaaaaaatttcctattttccccaaaaactccaaaaactcctaaaaaaatcccaattattcactaaaaaacctccaaaaaatccccaaaaattcccattttcccctaaaaaatccctgTTTTTTGCCCCAAactctcattttttccctccaaaaaatccccaaaaattggAATTTCCCCAAAAACATTTCCTatttaccccaaaaattccaaaaactcctaaaaaaatcccaattattCACTAATAAAGCCTccaaaaactcccccaaaattcccattttcccctaaaaaatcccccttttttgcccaaaattccccggtttttttgccaaaaatcctcaaaaattgaaatttccctaaaaaattTCCTATTTTCCCCAAAAACTCCTTAAAAACCCCAATTACTCActaaaaaacctccaaaaaatccccaaaaattcccattttcccctaaaaaatctccattttttgcCCCAAAATCGCCGttttttgccccaaaatttccatttttccttccaaaaaatccccaaaatttggaatttccccccaaaatttcctatTTTCCCCAATAATGAAACTGAAACCCCAATTATTCActaaaaaacctccaaaaaatcccccaaaattcccattttcccctaaaaaatccccgTTTTTTACCCCAAACTCTcgttttttccctccaaaaaatccccaagatttggaatttcccccaaaaatttcctattttccccaaaaactcctcaaaaCCCCAATTATTCactaaaaaactccaaaaaatccccaaaaattcccattttcccgtAAAAAATCCCCGttttttgccccaaaatccccattttttgccccaaaatccccattttttgcccaaaatccccgttttttGCCCCAACCTCTCATTTTTCCCGTCCTGGGAGTGGCCTTTGGGCAGATCTCTGACCTTTGGCCCCGTTCTGGCCCAGGAGAAGCAGGACAAGGTGTTCCTGCAGGCCGAGGTGGCCAACCTGCGGCAGAACAACCGGCGCCTGCAGCAGGAGTCCAGCTCGGCCGCGCGGCAGCTGCGCCGCATGGCCAGGATCTTCTCCGGagctgctgagcaccaccagccctgactgggacaaactgggatggactgggagggactgggacaaactgggagttactgggagtgactgggatgGAGAAATCCCCCTGGAACTGGGATGGATCCCTCAGGAATGGCACCAGGATCTTCTCCGGagctgctgagcaccaccagccctgactgggacaaactgggacaaactgggagggactgggacggactgggagcGACTGGGATGGAGAAATCCCCCTGGAACTGGGATGGATCCCTCAGGAATGGCACCAGGATCTTCTCCGGagctgctgagcaccaccagccctgactgggacacactgggatggactgggatggactgggagggactgggagggactgggatggagaaATCCCCCTGGAACTGGGATGGATCCCTCAGGAATGGCACCAGGATCTTCTCCGGagctgctgagcaccaccagccctgactgggacagactgggatggactgggagggactgggatggactgggacaaactgggatggactgggagcaactgggagggactgggatggactgggatggagaaATCCCCGTGGAACTGGGATGGATCCCTCAGGAATGGCACCAGGATCTTCTCCGGagctgctgagcaccaccagccctgactgggatggactgggatggactgggaccaactgggatggactgggacaaactgggatggAGAAATCCCCGTGGAACTGGGATGGATCCCTCAGGAATGGCACCAGGATCTTCTCCGGAGCTGCGGAGCACCACCAGCCCtgactgggacggactgggacggactgggagtgactgggatgGAGAAATCCCCGTGGAACTGGGATGGATCCATCGGGATCGGCAGCTGCGCCGCATGGCCAGGATCTTCTCCGGagctgctgagcaccaccagccctgactgggatggactgggagaaactgggacagactgggagcaactgggagggactgggagcgaCTGGGAGcgactgggacaaactgggatggAGAAATCCCCGTGGAACTGGGATGGATCCCTCAGGAATGGCACCAGGATCTTCTCCGGagctgctgagcaccaccagccctgactgggatggactgggatggagtgGGAGGGACCGGGATGGACAGGgacaaactgggatggactgggagttactgggagcaACCAGGATGGAGAAATCCCCGTGGAACTGGGATGGATCCTTCAGGATCGGCAGCTGCGCCGCATGGCCAGGATCTTCTCCGGagctgctgagcaccaccagccctgactgggatggactgggagaaactgggagggactgggatggactgggacggactgggatgGAGAAATCCCCGTGGAACTGGGATGGATCCCTCAGGAATGGCACCAGGATCTTCTCCGGagctgctgagcaccaccagccctgactgggatggactgggacaaactgggagtgactgggacaaactgggacggactgggagcgactgggagcaactgggagggactgggagcgaCTGGGATGAAGAAATCCCCCTGGAACTGGGATGGATCCCTCAGGAATGGCACCAGGATCTTCTCCGGagctgctgagcaccaccagccctgactgggacaaactgggatggactgggatggagaaATCCCCATGGAACTGGGATGGATCCCTCAGGAATGGCACCAGGATCTTCTCCGGagctgctgagcaccaccagccctgactgggagggactgggatggactgggatggactgggatggactgggatggactgggagggactgggagttactgggatgGAGAAATCCCCCTGGAACTGGGATGGATCCCTCAGGAATGGCACCAGGATCTTCTCCGGagctgctgagcaccaccagccctgactgggacaaactgggacaaactgggatggactgggagtgactgggatgGAGAAATCCCCCTGGAACTGGGATGGATCCCTCAGGAATGGCACCAGGATCTTCTCCGGagctgctgagcaccaccagccctgactgggatggactgggacggactgggacggactgggagggactgggatggactgggacaaactgggatggactgggagcaaCTGGAACAAACTGGGAGGGAGAAATCCCCCTGGAACTGGGATGGATCCATCGGGATCGGCAGCTGCGCCGCATGGCCAGGATCTTCTCCGGAGCTGCGGAGCATCACCAGCCctgactgggacagactgggatggactgggagggactgggatggactgggagcgactgggagcaactgggacaaactgggatggAGAAATCCCCGTGGAACTGGGATGGATCCCTCAGGAATGGCACCAGGATCTTCTCCGGagctgctgagcaccaccagccctgactgggatggactgggacggactgggagggactgggacagactgggatcaaactgggacaaactgggatggAGAAATTCCCCTGGAACTGGGATGGATTCTTCGGGATCGGCAGCTGCGCCGCATGGCCAGGATCTTCTCCGGagctgctgagcaccaccagccctgactgggatggactgggatggactgggacaaactgggacaaactgggatggactgggagttactgggacaaactgggagggactgggagggactgggacaaactgggatcCAGGATTTCCCTCCTGGGATGGAGAAATGGGATCTGAGACCTCTCCTGGAGACCCAGAACCTTCCATGGAGACCCAGAACCTTCCATGATGACACCAGGAGCTCCAGAAGgatccagaaccttccagaaggATCCCGAacattcccaggaattccagaaccttccagaaggGACCAAGAGCCTTCCTGAGGGATCCAGAACAttccatggaattccagaaCCTTCCAAAGGGGACCAAGACCCTTCCTCTAGACCCAGAACATTCCTGAGGGATCCAGAACCttccatggaattccagaaCCTTCCAAAGGGGACCAAGAGCCTTCCTGAGGGATCCAGAACATTCCTGAGGGATCCAGAACCttccatggaattccagaaccttccagaaggATCCCAAGACCCTTCCTGAGGgatccagaaccttccagaagcTTCCAAGGTGGACCTGGAGCATTCCCGAGGATCCAGAACATTCCAGGGAGAACAAGATCCttccatggaattccagaaGGTTCCAGAACCTCTCAGAAGGATCCGAGGCCCTTCCGGAGGGATCCAGAACCttccatggaattccagaaGGATCCGGAACCTTCCATAAGGGACCAAGAACATTCCATGGGATTCCAGAACCTTCCATGGGATTCCAGAAGGATCCAGAACCTTCCATAAGGGACCAGGAACtttccatggaattccagaaccttccagaaggATCCAAGGCCCTTCCTGAGAGATCCAGAACCttccatggaattccagaaGGATCCAGAACCTTCCATAAGGGACCAAGAACTTTCCATGGGATTCCAGAACCTCTCAGAAGGATCCAAGGCCCTTCCTGGGGATCCAGAACCTTCCATGGAGTTCCAGAACCttccatggaattccagaaCCTTCCATAAGGGACCAAGAACTTTCCATGGGATTCCAGAACCTCTCAGAAGGATCCAAGGCCCTTCCTGGGGATCCAGAACCTTCCATGGAGTTCCAGGACTTTCCATGGAGTTCCAGAACTTTCCATGGAGTTCCAGAACtttccatggaattccagaaccttccagaaggATCAAAGGCCCTTCCTGAGGGATCCAGAACCTTTCATGGAgttccagaaccttccagaaggATCCAAGAACtttccatggaattccagaaccttccagaaggATCCAAGAACtttccatggaattccagaaccttccagaaggATCCAAGGCCATCCCCGGGGATCCAGAACCTTCCATGGAGTTCCAGAACCTTCCATGGAGTTCCAGAACTTTCCGTGGAATTCCAGAACAttccatggaattccagaaCTTTCCAGAAGGATCCAAGGCCCTTCCTGGGGATCCAGAACCTTCCATGGAGTTCCAGAACCTTCCATGGAGTTCCAGAACtttccatggaattccagaaccttccagaaggGACCAAGAACtttccatggaattccagaaccttccagaaggATCCAAGGCCCTTCCTGGGGATCCAGAACCTTCCATGGAGTTCCAGAACCTTCCATGGAGTTCCAGAACtttccatggaattccagaaccttccagaaggGACCAAGAACtttccatggaattccagaaccttccagaaggATCCAAGGCCCTTCCTGGGGATCCAGAACCTTCCATGGAGTTCCAGAACCTTCCATGGAGTTCCAGAACTTTCGAGACCTTTCCATGGAAGTCCAGAATCTTCCATGGGTGTCCAGAACTTCCAGAACTTTCCACGGGATTCCAGAACTTTCTACAGGGATCCAGAACCTTCCTTGGGATTCCAGAACTTCCAGAACCTTCCTTGGGATTCCAGAACTTTCCAGGTGCTTCCACTGGGATCCAGAACTTCCAGAACCTTCCACAGAATTCTCCAGGACTTTCTATGGAAACTTCCAGAACTTTCCAGAGATCCCAAACTTTTCGTGGGATTCCAGAACtttccatggaattccagaaCCTTCCTTGGGATTCCAGAACTTCCAGAACTTTCCACTGAATTCTCCAGGACTTTCTATGGAAACTTCCAGAACTTTCCAGAGATCCCAAACTTTTCGTGGGATTCCAGAACTTTCTCTGGACTTCCAGAACTTTCCAGGTGCTTCCACAGGGATCCAGGAATTCCAGAACTTTCCAGGGGgttccagaaccttccaggGGGTTCCAGAAGCTTCCAGAGGGTcccaagcccctcccccacccctgcaAAGGCAATAAGGGCCCCTCCCCCCTCCTTAGGGGAGGGCGCCCATCGTTAATGAAtaataatgaattaattaatgaggaataattaataataataagaataataatTAAGGAGCTTCCAGGCAATCCAGGCACTTTGATCcctgaaaaattccccaaaaaattacaaaaaattccccaaaaattttcctaaaaattcccaaaaaatcccaaaaaaattcctttaaaattccccaaaaattcctttaaaattcccaaaaattccccaaaaaacccttttaaattccattaaaattccccccaaaattcctaaaaaattccccaaaattcctttaaaattccctccaaaattccccaaaaatccctaaaaaaatcctttaaaatttcctaaaaattccccaaaaatgcccaaaaaattcctttaaaattcccaaaaattcccccaaaaaatattttaaaattccattaaaa
The genomic region above belongs to Haemorhous mexicanus isolate bHaeMex1 chromosome 36, bHaeMex1.pri, whole genome shotgun sequence and contains:
- the LIAT1 gene encoding protein LIAT1 isoform X1, whose amino-acid sequence is MEFQNLPEGSKNFPWNSRTFQKDPRPSPGIQNLPWSSRTFHGVPELSVEFQNIPWNSRTFQKDPRPFLGIQNFPWNSRTFQKDPRPFLGIQNLPWSSRTFHGVPELSMEFQNLPEGTKNFPWNSRTFQKDPRPFLGIQNLPWSSRTFHGVPELSRPFHGSPESSMGVQNFQNFPRDSRTFYRDPEPSLGFQNFQNLPWDSRTFQVLPLGSRTSRTFHRILQDFLWKLPELSRDPKLFVGFQNFPWNSRTFLGIPELPELSTEFSRTFYGNFQNFPEIPNFSWDSRTFSGLPELSRCFHRDPGIPELSRGFQNLPGGSRSFQRVPSPSPTPAKAIRAPPPSLGEGAHR
- the LIAT1 gene encoding protein LIAT1 isoform X4, whose translation is MEFQNLPEGSKNFPWNSRTFQKDPRPSPGIQNLPWSSRTFHGVPELSVEFQNIPWNSRTFQKDPRPFLGIQNLPWSSRTFHGVPELSMEFQNLPEGTKNFPWNSRTFQKDPRPFLGIQNLPWSSRTFHGVPELSMEFQNLPEGSKALPGDPEPSMEFQNLPWSSRTFETFPWKSRIFHGCPELPELSTGFQNFLQGSRTFLGIPELPEPSLGFQNFPWNSRTFLGIPELPELSTEFSRTFYGNFQNFPEIPNFSWDSRTFSGLPELSRCFHRDPGIPELSRGFQNLPGGSRSFQRVPSPSPTPAKAIRAPPPSLGEGAHR
- the LIAT1 gene encoding protein LIAT1 isoform X5, which codes for MEFQNLPEGSKNFPWNSRTFQKDPRPSPGIQNLPWSSRTFHGVPELSVEFQNIPWNSRTFQKDPRPFLGIQNLPWSSRTFHGVPELSMEFQNLPEGTKNFPWNSRTFQKDPRPFLGIQNLPWSSRTFHGIPEPSRRIQGPSWGSRTFHGVPEPSMEFQNFRDLSMEVQNLPWVSRTSRTFHGIPELSTGIQNLPWDSRTSRTFLGIPELSMGFQNFPWNSRTFLGIPELPELSTEFSRTFYGNFQNFPEIPNFSWDSRTFSGLPELSRCFHRDPGIPELSRGFQNLPGGSRSFQRVPSPSPTPAKAIRAPPPSLGEGAHR
- the LIAT1 gene encoding protein LIAT1 isoform X6 gives rise to the protein MEFQNLPEGSKNFPWNSRTFQKDPRPSPGIQNLPWSSRTFHGVPELSVEFQNIPWNSRTFQKDPRPFLGIQNLPWSSRTFHGVPELSMEFQNLPEGSKALPGDPEPSMEFQNLPWSSRTFHGIPEPSRRDQELSMEFQNLPEGSKALPGDPEPSMEFQNLPWSSRTFETFPWKSRIFHGCPELPELSTGFQNFLQGSRTFLGIPELPEPSLGFQNFPWDSRTFHGIPEPSLGFQNFQNFPLNSPGLSMETSRTFQRSQTFRGIPELSLDFQNFPGASTGIQEFQNFPGGSRTFQGVPEASRGSQAPPPPLQRQ
- the LIAT1 gene encoding protein LIAT1 isoform X2, with the protein product MEFQNLPEGSKNFPWNSRTFQKDPRPSPGIQNLPWSSRTFHGVPELSVEFQNIPWNSRTFQKDPRPFLGIQNLPWSSRTFHGVPELSMEFQNLPEGTKNFPWNSRTFQKDPRPFLGIQNFPWNSRTFQKDPRPFLGIQNLPWSSRTFHGVPELSRPFHGSPESSMGVQNFQNFPRDSRTFYRDPEPSLGFQNFQNLPWDSRTFQVLPLGSRTSRTFHRILQDFLWKLPELSRDPKLFVGFQNFPWNSRTFLGIPELPELSTEFSRTFYGNFQNFPEIPNFSWDSRTFSGLPELSRCFHRDPGIPELSRGFQNLPGGSRSFQRVPSPSPTPAKAIRAPPPSLGEGAHR
- the LIAT1 gene encoding protein LIAT1 isoform X3 yields the protein MEFQNLPEGSKNFPWNSRTFQKDPRPSPGIQNLPWSSRTFHGVPELSVEFQNIPWNSRTFQKDPRPFLGIQNLPWSSRTFHGVPELSMEFQNLPEGSKALPGDPEPSMEFQNLPWSSRTFHGIPEPSRRIQGPSWGSRTFHGVPEPSMEFQNFRDLSMEVQNLPWVSRTSRTFHGIPELSTGIQNLPWDSRTSRTFLGIPELSRCFHWDPELPEPSTEFSRTFYGNFQNFPEIPNFSWDSRTFHGIPEPSLGFQNFQNFPLNSPGLSMETSRTFQRSQTFRGIPELSLDFQNFPGASTGIQEFQNFPGGSRTFQGVPEASRGSQAPPPPLQRQ
- the LIAT1 gene encoding protein LIAT1 isoform X13, which gives rise to MEFQNLPEGSKAIPGDPEPSMEFQNLPWSSRTFRGIPEHSMEFQNFPEGSKALPGDPELSMEFQNLPEGSKALPGDPEPSMEFQNLPWSSRTFHGIPEPSRRIQGPSWGSRTFHGVPEPSMEFQNFRDLSMEVQNLPWVSRTSRTFHGIPELSTGIQNLPWDSRTSRTFLGIPELSRCFHWDPELPEPSTEFSRTFYGNFQNFPEIPNFSWDSRTFHGIPEPSLGFQNFQNFPLNSPGLSMETSRTFQRSQTFRGIPELSLDFQNFPGASTGIQEFQNFPGGSRTFQGVPEASRGSQAPPPPLQRQ
- the LIAT1 gene encoding protein LIAT1 isoform X12, with amino-acid sequence MEFQNLPEGSKAIPGDPEPSMEFQNLPWSSRTFRGIPEHSMEFQNFPEGSKALPGDPELSMEFQNLPEGSKALPGDPEPSMEFQNFPWNSRTFQKDPRPFLGIQNLPWSSRTFHGVPELSRPFHGSPESSMGVQNFQNFPRDSRTFYRDPEPSLGFQNFQNLPWDSRTFQVLPLGSRTSRTFHRILQDFLWKLPELSRDPKLFVGFQNFPWNSRTFLGIPELPELSTEFSRTFYGNFQNFPEIPNFSWDSRTFSGLPELSRCFHRDPGIPELSRGFQNLPGGSRSFQRVPSPSPTPAKAIRAPPPSLGEGAHR
- the LIAT1 gene encoding protein LIAT1 isoform X7, with amino-acid sequence MEFQNLPEGSKAIPGDPEPSMEFQNLPWSSRTFRGIPEHSMEFQNFPEGSKALPGDPEPSMEFQNLPWSSRTFHGIPEPSRRDQELSMEFQNLPEGSKALPGDPEPSMEFQNFPWNSRTFQKDPRPFLGIQNLPWSSRTFHGVPELSRPFHGSPESSMGVQNFQNFPRDSRTFYRDPEPSLGFQNFQNLPWDSRTFQVLPLGSRTSRTFHRILQDFLWKLPELSRDPKLFVGFQNFPWNSRTFLGIPELPELSTEFSRTFYGNFQNFPEIPNFSWDSRTFSGLPELSRCFHRDPGIPELSRGFQNLPGGSRSFQRVPSPSPTPAKAIRAPPPSLGEGAHR
- the LIAT1 gene encoding protein LIAT1 isoform X11, whose translation is MEFQNLPEGSKAIPGDPEPSMEFQNLPWSSRTFRGIPEHSMEFQNFPEGSKALPGDPEPSMEFQNLPWSSRTFHGIPEPSRRDQELSMEFQNLPEGSKALPGDPEPSMEFQNLPWSSRTFHGVPELSRPFHGSPESSMGVQNFQNFPRDSRTFYRDPEPSLGFQNFQNLPWDSRTFQVLPLGSRTSRTFHRILQDFLWKLPELSRDPKLFVGFQNFPWNSRTFLGIPELPELSTEFSRTFYGNFQNFPEIPNFSWDSRTFSGLPELSRCFHRDPGIPELSRGFQNLPGGSRSFQRVPSPSPTPAKAIRAPPPSLGEGAHR
- the LIAT1 gene encoding protein LIAT1 isoform X10; this encodes MEFQNLPEGSKAIPGDPEPSMEFQNLPWSSRTFRGIPEHSMEFQNFPEGSKALPGDPEPSMEFQNLPWSSRTFHGIPEPSRRDQELSMEFQNLPEGSKALPGDPEPSMEFQNLPWSSRTFHGIPEPSRRDQELSMEFQNLPEGSKALPGDPEPSMEFQNLPWSSRTFETFPWKSRIFHGCPELPELSTGFQNFLQGSRTFLGIPELPEPSLGFQNFPWNSRTFLGIPELPELSTEFSRTFYGNFQNFPEIPNFSWDSRTFSGLPELSRCFHRDPGIPELSRGFQNLPGGSRSFQRVPSPSPTPAKAIRAPPPSLGEGAHR
- the LIAT1 gene encoding protein LIAT1 isoform X9, coding for MEFQNLPEGSKAIPGDPEPSMEFQNLPWSSRTFRGIPEHSMEFQNFPEGSKALPGDPEPSMEFQNLPWSSRTFHGIPEPSRRDQELSMEFQNLPEGSKALPGDPEPSMEFQNLPWSSRTFHGIPEPSRRIQGPSWGSRTFHGVPEPSMEFQNFRDLSMEVQNLPWVSRTSRTFHGIPELSTGIQNLPWDSRTSRTFLGIPELSRCFHWDPELPEPSTEFSRTFYGNFQNFPEIPNFSWDSRTFHGIPEPSLGFQNFQNFPLNSPGLSMETSRTFQRSQTFRGIPELSLDFQNFPGASTGIQEFQNFPGGSRTFQGVPEASRGSQAPPPPLQRQ
- the LIAT1 gene encoding protein LIAT1 isoform X8 — translated: MEFQNLPEGSKAIPGDPEPSMEFQNLPWSSRTFRGIPEHSMEFQNFPEGSKALPGDPEPSMEFQNLPWSSRTFHGIPEPSRRIQGPSWGSRTFHGVPEPSMEFQNFPWNSRTFQKGPRTFHGIPEPSRRIQGPSWGSRTFHGVPEPSMEFQNFRDLSMEVQNLPWVSRTSRTFHGIPELSTGIQNLPWDSRTSRTFLGIPELSRCFHWDPELPEPSTEFSRTFYGNFQNFPEIPNFSWDSRTFHGIPEPSLGFQNFQNFPLNSPGLSMETSRTFQRSQTFRGIPELSLDFQNFPGASTGIQEFQNFPGGSRTFQGVPEASRGSQAPPPPLQRQ